One Thermodesulfobacteriota bacterium DNA window includes the following coding sequences:
- the panB gene encoding 3-methyl-2-oxobutanoate hydroxymethyltransferase, which yields MRKITAPVIRSMKEEGRKIVMVTAYDAATAGMVDEAGVDIVLVGDSLGNVVQGQPNTLPVTIEDMIYHTRIVSRGLRNAHLSADMPFMSYQASREDALRNAGRLIKEAGAESVKLEINEDYVETLYAINKAGIPVMGHIGLCPQSVLEMGGYRVQGRGRREARRLVDLAKGVESAGAFSLVLESIPRSLAREITDSVKIPTIGIGAGPGCDGQVLVINDLLGLSPEPTPKFVKKYANLREVVGKSTKAFIEDVRSGAFPGEEHSYD from the coding sequence ATGAGAAAAATTACAGCGCCGGTAATACGATCGATGAAGGAGGAGGGGCGGAAGATAGTCATGGTCACGGCCTACGACGCGGCCACGGCCGGGATGGTGGACGAAGCGGGCGTGGATATTGTGCTCGTGGGGGATTCTTTAGGGAACGTCGTCCAGGGACAGCCGAACACTCTGCCCGTGACCATAGAAGACATGATCTATCACACGAGGATAGTGTCGCGGGGATTAAGGAACGCCCACCTCTCGGCCGACATGCCGTTCATGTCGTACCAGGCGTCCAGGGAAGACGCGCTCAGGAACGCGGGCAGGCTCATCAAGGAGGCGGGGGCGGAATCGGTCAAGCTGGAGATAAACGAAGACTACGTGGAAACGCTTTACGCGATAAACAAAGCCGGGATTCCGGTCATGGGGCACATAGGGCTCTGCCCGCAGTCGGTGCTGGAGATGGGGGGATACAGGGTGCAGGGGAGAGGCAGGAGGGAGGCGAGGAGGCTCGTCGATCTCGCGAAGGGCGTAGAGAGCGCGGGCGCGTTCTCGCTCGTGCTCGAGAGCATACCCAGGTCGCTCGCCCGGGAGATCACGGACTCCGTAAAGATACCGACGATCGGCATAGGAGCGGGGCCCGGATGCGACGGCCAGGTGCTCGTCATAAACGACCTTCTCGGGCTCTCGCCCGAGCCCACGCCCAAGTTCGTTAAGAAGTATGCGAACCTTAGGGAGGTCGTTGGAAAATCTACGAAGGCGTTCATAGAAGACGTGAGGTCGGGGGCGTTCCCCGGAGAGGAACATTCGTATGACTGA
- the panC gene encoding pantoate--beta-alanine ligase codes for MKVVNGIEEMQSLSNSLRREGKTIAFVPTMGALHEGHLSLMREGKRHGDVLVASVFVNPAQFGRGEDFQSYTRDTEGDLKKMESAGADIAFFPRADEIYPPGYETYVEVTELEKPLCGRFRPGHFRGVATVVLKLFNIVKPDAAIFGQKDYQQLQIIKKMVKDLNLEVSIIGMPIVREESGLAMSSRNAYLSPEERERAANLSLALGRIKKSFDEGERDAARLAGEGYCVLAGASIGEVDYLEIRDGQTLGEKLLASPGDVAALAVRIGGARLIDNTVL; via the coding sequence GTGAAAGTCGTGAACGGCATTGAAGAAATGCAGTCGCTCTCGAACTCTTTGAGGAGGGAAGGCAAAACTATCGCGTTCGTACCTACAATGGGAGCCCTCCACGAAGGGCATCTCAGCCTCATGAGGGAAGGGAAGCGGCACGGGGACGTGCTCGTCGCGAGCGTCTTCGTTAACCCCGCCCAGTTCGGAAGGGGCGAGGACTTTCAAAGCTATACGCGGGACACCGAAGGCGACCTTAAAAAGATGGAGTCGGCCGGAGCGGACATAGCCTTTTTCCCCCGCGCTGACGAGATATACCCGCCCGGATACGAAACTTACGTAGAAGTAACGGAGCTCGAGAAGCCTCTCTGCGGGAGGTTCCGTCCGGGGCATTTCAGGGGGGTCGCGACGGTGGTACTCAAGCTGTTCAACATCGTTAAGCCCGACGCGGCGATATTCGGGCAGAAGGACTATCAGCAGCTCCAGATAATAAAGAAAATGGTGAAGGATTTAAATCTCGAAGTAAGCATAATCGGGATGCCGATAGTCAGGGAAGAGAGCGGGCTCGCCATGAGCTCGAGGAATGCGTACCTGTCGCCCGAAGAGAGGGAGCGGGCCGCGAACCTTTCGCTCGCGCTCGGACGTATAAAAAAGAGCTTCGATGAGGGGGAAAGAGACGCGGCCAGGCTCGCGGGAGAGGGATACTGCGTGTTAGCGGGAGCGTCAATAGGCGAAGTGGACTACCTCGAAATAAGGGACGGACAGACGCTCGGGGAGAAGCTGCTCGCTTCCCCGGGGGACGTCGCTGCGCTCGCAGTGCGCATAGGCGGGGCGAGACTCATAGACAATACGGTGCTTTAA
- a CDS encoding CDP-alcohol phosphatidyltransferase family protein: MDHAIVVAAGTGIEEEKLSVHGKTVFGSLPQIKRLIITAQRAGIKRFTVITEKGDSSLKDLLSGDKRIESDISWHSLGSEITLGPAQSLILQSNLITTPRGLVNFMESGCGSDEIAVLVDSRDDAWVRADGDEISEVFSSGGKAVGAFIASGRLLEKSIMDSMSVRTFVQEHIGREKVRLRKFSDSYWMRLDSGSDSAERAEDLIFAHVGKTATGWLSRNINSKLSLPTSRLLVKTPLTPNMISVLINVIGMMCGVFYAIGHPVWGALCMQAATILDRCDGEVARVKLMETHRGQWVDTISDQVTVLSFMLGVPIGYYVISKSPVAIILGAINVSIFIFFVVWSFYFLKKYTNSGSLVTYFDVDKLVEGQKTSLARRLIKIIRPMGRRNFYSLAFLVIAIVGGYPWLLGITTAAMAVFLIHQLEDMIKLRRVDPKTSNLK; this comes from the coding sequence ATGGACCATGCAATAGTCGTTGCCGCTGGTACTGGTATAGAAGAAGAGAAGCTAAGCGTTCATGGAAAGACCGTATTCGGCTCACTTCCGCAAATCAAGCGCCTCATAATCACAGCCCAGAGAGCCGGGATCAAAAGATTCACGGTAATCACGGAAAAGGGCGACTCTTCTTTAAAAGACCTCTTATCGGGCGATAAGCGCATAGAAAGCGATATAAGCTGGCATTCCCTCGGGTCGGAGATAACCCTCGGTCCCGCCCAGTCCCTTATTCTTCAATCGAACCTCATAACGACCCCCCGCGGGCTCGTGAATTTCATGGAGTCCGGGTGCGGCTCGGACGAGATAGCCGTGCTTGTGGACTCCCGGGACGACGCCTGGGTGAGAGCCGACGGCGATGAAATATCGGAGGTATTTTCAAGCGGAGGGAAAGCCGTAGGCGCATTTATAGCGTCCGGCAGGCTGCTCGAAAAATCCATCATGGACTCGATGTCCGTAAGGACATTCGTCCAGGAGCACATAGGCAGGGAGAAGGTCAGGCTCAGGAAGTTCTCGGACTCTTACTGGATGAGGCTCGATTCGGGCAGCGACAGCGCCGAGAGAGCCGAGGACCTTATATTCGCCCACGTCGGCAAGACCGCGACGGGCTGGCTGTCGAGGAACATCAACAGCAAGCTCTCCCTCCCGACGAGCAGGCTCCTCGTCAAGACCCCCCTCACGCCCAACATGATAAGCGTGCTGATAAACGTGATCGGCATGATGTGCGGCGTGTTCTACGCGATAGGCCACCCTGTGTGGGGGGCGCTCTGCATGCAGGCGGCGACGATTCTCGACCGCTGCGACGGGGAAGTGGCCCGCGTCAAGCTCATGGAAACGCACAGAGGGCAGTGGGTGGACACGATATCCGACCAGGTGACGGTCCTCTCGTTTATGCTGGGCGTCCCCATCGGGTACTACGTCATTTCTAAGAGCCCTGTCGCGATAATACTGGGCGCAATAAACGTATCCATATTCATATTTTTCGTAGTTTGGTCGTTCTACTTCCTCAAGAAATATACGAATTCGGGCAGCCTTGTAACCTATTTCGATGTCGATAAACTGGTCGAAGGGCAGAAGACGTCTCTCGCGCGGAGGCTCATCAAGATCATACGCCCCATGGGCAGGAGAAATTTCTATTCGCTCGCGTTCCTCGTCATCGCGATAGTAGGCGGTTACCCCTGGCTGCTCGGCATCACGACAGCCGCGATGGCGGTGTTCTTGATCCACCAGCTCGAAGATATGATAAAATTACGCAGGGTCGATCCGAAAACGAGCAACTTAAAATAA
- the panD gene encoding aspartate 1-decarboxylase has protein sequence MHRTLLKSKVHRVTVTDANVEYEGSITVDRDLMDAADFHHYEQVHIFNVSNGHRFVTYVIEGERGSGDICVNGAAAHLAKKGDCLIVASFASYCESECKAHVPKLVYVDGCNRISRIGPEQNKLKVAKS, from the coding sequence ATGCACAGGACTCTGCTAAAATCGAAAGTACACCGCGTGACGGTGACCGACGCGAACGTCGAATACGAGGGGAGCATCACGGTCGACCGTGACCTCATGGACGCGGCCGACTTCCATCACTACGAGCAGGTGCACATATTCAACGTATCGAACGGCCACAGGTTCGTCACATACGTGATCGAAGGCGAGCGCGGCTCGGGCGATATATGCGTCAACGGAGCCGCTGCCCATCTCGCCAAAAAAGGGGACTGTCTCATCGTCGCGAGCTTCGCCTCTTACTGCGAGAGCGAGTGCAAAGCGCACGTCCCGAAGCTCGTGTACGTGGACGGATGCAACAGGATATCGAGGATCGGACCCGAGCAGAATAAGTTAAAGGTAGCCAAGAGTTGA
- a CDS encoding phosphocholine cytidylyltransferase family protein translates to MKAVILAAGRGKRLYPYTKYIPKCLLDIGGETILEHQINHLRDCGIDEVVIVVGFGFEKVENFLRNYDGLGMRIKTLYNPFYQTTNSLISLWIARGEMDDDIVVMNGDDVFEIEVLEQALRMRDEKICLPIKRKSSYEDEDMKVVIKETKIVDISKTLTNRASAESVGVRVFRDTGVELMKRAIEEEMRTVGAENKWYISAIHRLIKKGYKVKSLDINDLFWMDVDYPSDLFKARFNSNKFIKKSYQERVLRVVETS, encoded by the coding sequence ATGAAAGCTGTAATACTCGCAGCTGGTAGAGGTAAAAGGCTTTATCCTTACACGAAATATATACCGAAATGCCTGCTCGATATCGGCGGCGAGACCATCCTTGAGCACCAGATCAACCACCTGCGCGACTGCGGTATAGACGAAGTCGTGATCGTGGTCGGGTTCGGATTCGAAAAGGTCGAGAATTTCCTGAGGAATTACGACGGGCTGGGGATGCGGATAAAGACACTGTATAACCCTTTTTATCAAACTACAAACAGCCTCATATCCCTCTGGATAGCGAGGGGGGAGATGGACGACGACATAGTCGTGATGAACGGGGACGACGTCTTCGAAATAGAAGTCCTGGAGCAGGCGCTCCGGATGAGGGACGAGAAGATATGCCTCCCGATCAAGCGGAAATCGAGTTATGAAGACGAAGACATGAAGGTCGTGATAAAGGAGACCAAGATCGTCGACATAAGCAAGACGCTCACGAACAGGGCTTCGGCGGAGTCGGTAGGCGTGAGGGTGTTCAGGGACACGGGCGTCGAGCTCATGAAAAGGGCTATCGAGGAGGAGATGAGGACGGTAGGGGCCGAGAACAAGTGGTACATATCGGCCATACACAGGCTTATCAAGAAAGGGTACAAGGTAAAATCGCTCGACATCAACGACCTCTTCTGGATGGACGTCGACTACCCGAGCGACCTGTTCAAGGCGAGATTCAATTCGAACAAGTTTATAAAGAAATCTTATCAGGAAAGGGTCCTAAGAGTTGTAGAAACAAGCTGA
- a CDS encoding PhzF family phenazine biosynthesis protein has product MAIEIYKADAFTDRPFGGNPAGVCLLPGPADAEWMQKVAREMNVSETAFLYADKGGYNLRWFTPAVEVEICGHATLASAHILWESGLVPRGQGIEFYTLSGTLTAVMNGDMIELDFPSEPEKQADAPPALIESLGVKPLYVGRNRLDYLVEVGTAEEVRAIKPDFQLLGTIPVRGVIVTSSSDIPEYDFVARFFGPASGINEDPATGSAYCCLGPYWERKLGKSEFLAYQASDRGGVIGVRVLGERVKLLGKAVTIFKGQMCV; this is encoded by the coding sequence ATGGCTATAGAGATATATAAGGCCGACGCGTTTACGGACAGGCCCTTCGGGGGCAACCCGGCGGGGGTGTGCCTGCTCCCGGGTCCCGCCGACGCCGAATGGATGCAGAAGGTCGCCCGCGAGATGAACGTCTCCGAAACCGCGTTTCTCTACGCGGACAAGGGCGGCTACAATCTCCGCTGGTTCACGCCCGCTGTCGAGGTCGAGATATGCGGCCACGCGACTCTCGCGAGCGCGCATATATTGTGGGAATCGGGACTCGTCCCGCGAGGACAGGGGATCGAATTCTACACTCTCAGCGGCACGCTCACGGCTGTTATGAACGGGGACATGATAGAGCTCGATTTCCCCTCCGAACCTGAAAAACAGGCCGATGCGCCTCCTGCATTGATCGAGTCTCTCGGAGTGAAGCCACTCTACGTCGGGAGGAACAGGCTCGATTATCTCGTTGAAGTCGGGACGGCTGAAGAGGTGAGGGCGATTAAGCCCGACTTCCAGCTACTCGGTACTATTCCCGTGAGGGGTGTGATTGTCACGTCCTCGTCCGATATACCCGAATACGATTTCGTCGCACGCTTCTTCGGCCCTGCATCGGGAATAAACGAGGACCCCGCCACAGGCTCGGCGTACTGCTGTTTAGGCCCTTACTGGGAGAGGAAGCTCGGGAAATCGGAGTTCCTCGCATACCAAGCCTCAGACCGCGGTGGAGTGATAGGCGTCCGTGTCCTGGGCGAGAGGGTGAAGCTCTTAGGCAAGGCGGTCACGATATTCAAGGGACAGATGTGCGTGTAG
- a CDS encoding aspartyl/asparaginyl beta-hydroxylase domain-containing protein, producing the protein MADPNQGDTKKNGNGSKFQADYEVKEYMPGLMTLIIKFVEKTNVLFAKNGNLPIYEKKTFPWVAEVEKEWKTIRSELDRVMERREELPSFHEIMPEVRTITTDNMWKTFFLAGYGLESDENAKRCPETTRILKKIPGMKTAFYSILAPKKHIPAHKGPYNGVLRYHLGLIVPEPKEMCRIRIEDKITHWDEGDSIIFDDTFEHEVWNDTNGFRAVLFVDFVRPIMFPFNLLNEFLINAASFAPLIKEAEVRHKDWEKKFYKK; encoded by the coding sequence ATGGCAGATCCGAATCAGGGCGATACGAAGAAAAACGGAAACGGCAGCAAGTTCCAGGCGGATTACGAAGTGAAGGAGTATATGCCGGGGCTTATGACCCTGATAATCAAGTTCGTTGAAAAAACGAACGTCCTTTTCGCCAAAAACGGGAACCTCCCGATATACGAAAAGAAGACGTTCCCTTGGGTCGCCGAGGTCGAGAAGGAATGGAAAACGATTAGGTCGGAGCTCGACAGGGTAATGGAGAGGAGAGAGGAGCTTCCGAGCTTCCACGAAATAATGCCCGAAGTTAGAACCATAACGACCGACAATATGTGGAAGACGTTCTTCCTGGCGGGCTACGGGCTCGAGAGCGACGAGAACGCGAAAAGGTGTCCCGAGACTACACGGATATTGAAAAAGATACCGGGCATGAAAACGGCGTTCTATTCGATCCTCGCCCCTAAAAAACACATCCCGGCGCACAAGGGCCCCTATAACGGCGTGCTCAGATATCATCTCGGCCTGATAGTGCCCGAGCCCAAGGAAATGTGCCGCATCCGCATCGAGGACAAGATCACGCACTGGGACGAGGGGGACAGCATTATATTTGACGACACGTTCGAGCACGAGGTCTGGAACGACACGAACGGCTTCAGGGCCGTACTGTTCGTCGACTTCGTGCGCCCGATAATGTTCCCCTTCAATCTGCTTAACGAATTCCTGATAAACGCCGCGTCTTTCGCCCCTCTGATAAAGGAGGCGGAGGTCAGGCACA